From the genome of Plasmodium gaboni strain SY75 chromosome Unknown, whole genome shotgun sequence, one region includes:
- a CDS encoding putative lysophospholipase — MGENESFYEESKLCNYIDGGPKRDWFYNKDGLLIRNYSWIVKNAIGIIILVHGLYSHARLGFLKHNINIISNHEAVLNDSDNYYIYKDSWIEEFNKNGYSVYGLDMQGHGESDGYNDLKHHVNNFDDYVYDLLQYIMLINSSLSIEDEEDNTYIEDDEKSINVTIPPIYLIGFSMGGNIVLRALEILGKSKELQERLNIKGCVSLSPMISVNVFGPIDSFQFNYIFKPLIKIASFLFTLKRLPFMNKIRFPNHSYVNDIHMLDKIRFDKGMTFKLCYELIRGMQNLNDNINDIPEDISLYIIHSLSDCVCYYDGSVSFFDRLYNNNKELLSIDDVDHVITMEPGNEEVLKKIISWLSEVQERENLIHIN, encoded by the coding sequence atggGTGAGAATGAAAGTTTTTATGAAGAAAGTAAGttatgtaattatatagatGGTGGACCAAAGCGGGATTGgttttataataaagacGGTTTGTTAATAAGAAATTATTCTTGGATAGTTAAGAATGCTATAGgtattataatattagtTCATGGTTTATATTCTCATGCAAGACTAGGATTTTTAAAgcataatataaatattataagcAACCATGAAGCTGTGTTAAATGATAgtgataattattatatatataaggaTAGCTGGATAGAagaatttaataaaaatggtTATTCTGTATATGGCCTAGATATGCAAGGTCATGGAGAATCTGATGGTTATAATGATTTGAAACATCatgtaaataattttgatgattatgtatatgatttattacaatatattatgttaaTTAATAGTTCCTTATCTATTGAGGATGAAGAAgataatacatatatagaagatgatgaaaaaaGTATAAATGTTACGATACCTcctatatatttaatagGATTTTCTATGGGTGGGAATATAGTTTTACGTGCTTTAGAAATCTTAGGTAAATCAAAAGAACTGCAAGAAAGATTGAATATAAAAGGGTGTGTATCATTGTCACCAATGATTTCAGTTAATGTATTTGGACCCATAGATTCATTTcaatttaattatatttttaaaccattaataaaaattgcttcatttttatttacattaaAGAGATTACCATTcatgaataaaataagatTTCCAAATCATTCTTATGTTAATGATATACATATGCTTGATAAAATTCGCTTTGATAAAGGTATGACATTTAAACTTTGCTATGAATTAATAAGAGGGATGCAAAATTTAAATGacaatataaatgatatacCTGAAgatatatctttatatattattcattcATTAAGTGATTGCGTTTGTTATTATGATGGCTCAGTCTCTTTTTTTGATAGACtctataataataataaagaacTACTTAGTATAGATGATGTGGATCATGTGATTACTATGGAACCTGGAAATGAGGaagttttaaaaaaaataatttcttGGCTTTCAGAAGTTCAAGAAAGAGAAaatttaatacatattaattaa